The following coding sequences are from one Nilaparvata lugens isolate BPH chromosome 6, ASM1435652v1, whole genome shotgun sequence window:
- the LOC120351852 gene encoding uncharacterized protein LOC120351852 translates to MFHSHVCYGLHLWGHSGRLGDVLLLQKKAVRVLTGSDYMAHCRPLFKRLKMLTVVNQYILECLVRIRDRARSADTRGGIHGYGTRQTHLINMPRCRLARTQRSYPFIAFKMFNKLPEWVKDSGSDRQFRAVLRSLLVEHPFYSLSEFLDSEMTF, encoded by the coding sequence ATGTTTCACAGCCATGTATGTTATGGACTTCACCTGTGGGGTCACTCTGGACGACTTGGTGATGTGCTGCTTCTGCAGAAAAAGGCTGTGCGAGTGCTGACGGGCAGTGACTACATGGCTCACTGCAGACCACTCTTCAAGAGGCTAAAAATGCTTACTGTTGTAAATCAGTACATTCTTGAATGTCTGGTTCGCATCAGAGACAGAGCTAGGAGTGCTGATACTCGTGGTGGGATACATGGCTATGGAACCCGTCAGACTCACCTCATCAACATGCCAAGATGCCGTTTAGCAAGGACTCAGAGGAGTTATCCTTTCATTGCCTTCAAGATGTTTAATAAGCTGCCAGAGTGGGTCAAGGATAGTGGAAGTGATAGACAGTTCCGAGCAGTTTTGAGATCACTCTTGGTGGAGCATCCATTCTATAGCCTGAGTGAATTTCTCGATAGTGAGAtgacattttga